In Cellulomonas wangsupingiae, the genomic window TCCAGTAGATGAGCACACCGATCGGGAAGTTCACGCCGGAGAACGCGAAGATCAGCGGGAGCATGTAGAGCATGATCTTCTGCTGCTGGGCCATCGGGCCCTGCAGCGCAGCCGGCGGCATGTTCTTCATCGTGAGCTGCCGCTGGGTCGTGAACGTCGTCACCGACATCGCGATGATGAGGACGACCGTGACGACCTGGATGTGCCAGTTGCCGTCCGCGTTGAGGAACGTCCCCGACAGCGGTGCACCCCAGATGGTCGCGGCCTCGGCCTGAGCGGCGAGGTCCTGCGTCATGGGGCCGATCGACTCGGCGCGGTCGTACGTCCCGGCGGCGATGCGGGGCAGCTCGTACAGGACCCGGAACAGCGCGAAGAAGATCGGCGACTGCAGGAGGATCGGGAGGCACGAGGCGAGCGGGTTCGTCCCGTGCTTCTTGTAGAGCTCCATCATCTCCCGGCTCTGCGCCTCACGGGAGGCCGGATCCGTCTTGCCCTTGTACCGCTTCTGCAGCGCCTGGAGCTCCGGCTGGATCAGCTGGGTCGCACGCATCGCCCGGATCTGCTTGAAGAACAGCGGGATGAGCAGGATCCGCATGACGATCACGAGGCCGACGATCGAGAGTCCCCACGCGGCACCGCTCGCCGGGTCGAGCCCGATCCAGGTCAGCGCCTCGTGGAAGCGGACCATGATCCACGCGACCACGACCATCAACGGGAAGAGCAGGCCGTCCATCCAGTCCATGAAGCTGTGCTCCTCGAGAGCGTCAGTGCGCGGCGGAGGCCGCGTCGAGCGAGTGGTGGTCGTCGCGCGACGGAGGAACGTCGTCGACACCACCGGGGTTCCAGGGGTGGCAGCGCGCCACCCGGCGCACCGCGAGCCACGCCCCGCGCAGCGCACCGTGGCGCCGCACCGCGATGACCGCGTACTGGGAGCACGACGGGTAGAACCGGCACGTCGGCGGCCTCAGCGGCGAGATCAGGTGCTGGTAGACCCACAGCAGCCCGAGGAGCACGCCGCCCGGCAGCCGCCGGACCGTCGTCCACACCTCGCGCAGGTTCATGGGACGACCTACCCGTCCTGCCGACGCGCGAGCCGACGCCCGGCGCCGGCCAGGGCCGCGTCGAGGTCCTGCGCCAGCCGGCTCGAGGTGGCACCGGCCGCCGCGGCCTGGGCCCGGACGACCAGCAGGGAACCGGCCGGGAGCGCGTCCAGCCGCGCCGTCACGAGCGCCCGGAGACGTCGCTTGACCCGGTTGCGCGTCACGGCGTTGCCGACCGCCTTGGACACGACGAGACCGACCGCCGGCGGGCCGGGGTCGGTCGTGGTCGTCAGGTGGACGACGAGGGTGTCGCGGCCCCCGCGCGCGCCCCGACGCACCGCCTGCTGGAAGTCGGCAGAGCGGCGCATCCGGTGCGCTGCGGGGAGCACCGGACGTGCGTCAGGCCGAGAGCTCGGTGCGCCCCTTGCGGCGACGCGCCGCGAGGATGGCGCGGCCGGCGCGCGTGCGCATGCGCAGACGGAAGCCGTGGGTCTTGGCCCGGCGCCGGTTGTTCGGCTGGAAGGTGCGCTTGGTCACGACGTTCTCCACACGTTTGTCGTAGCGATCGCACGCAGTCGCGCGACCAGGTCCTGATGCCGTGTCCACTGCTCCAGGGAACGCACGCGGTGAGGCGTGCGACGGCGTCAGGGCGCGCCGGACGGAGCCGTTGAAAGGCTGGACCACGTTACGCCGCGCCCGGCGGCGGGGTCAAATGGGGACGGACGCCTCCGACGGCACCCGAGCCTCCGTGTCCCAGGCCCCCGTCCCATTACCGCAGGTCACGCGTGTCGCCGTGGTGCCGGCCCGGCGTG contains:
- the rpmH gene encoding 50S ribosomal protein L34; this encodes MTKRTFQPNNRRRAKTHGFRLRMRTRAGRAILAARRRKGRTELSA
- the yidD gene encoding membrane protein insertion efficiency factor YidD — translated: MNLREVWTTVRRLPGGVLLGLLWVYQHLISPLRPPTCRFYPSCSQYAVIAVRRHGALRGAWLAVRRVARCHPWNPGGVDDVPPSRDDHHSLDAASAAH
- the yidC gene encoding membrane protein insertase YidC; the encoded protein is MDWMDGLLFPLMVVVAWIMVRFHEALTWIGLDPASGAAWGLSIVGLVIVMRILLIPLFFKQIRAMRATQLIQPELQALQKRYKGKTDPASREAQSREMMELYKKHGTNPLASCLPILLQSPIFFALFRVLYELPRIAAGTYDRAESIGPMTQDLAAQAEAATIWGAPLSGTFLNADGNWHIQVVTVVLIIAMSVTTFTTQRQLTMKNMPPAALQGPMAQQQKIMLYMLPLIFAFSGVNFPIGVLIYWTTTNLWSMGQQFYTIRRMPAPGSEAEKAYKARQARKAAARGQVVEDSGTTAVIEEKPRGQRQQPKRKDRAKVRPTQPGGPTTPSDAQTPDAPTDAPVEDVRDATPAPETPTTTPKKKRKGSPSGSTDGPARS
- the rnpA gene encoding ribonuclease P protein component; its protein translation is MLPAAHRMRRSADFQQAVRRGARGGRDTLVVHLTTTTDPGPPAVGLVVSKAVGNAVTRNRVKRRLRALVTARLDALPAGSLLVVRAQAAAAGATSSRLAQDLDAALAGAGRRLARRQDG